In one window of Candidatus Bathyarchaeia archaeon DNA:
- a CDS encoding adenylyl-sulfate kinase → MRIGWCIWITGLPGSGKSTIAYLLADKLKLMGINVQIVSSDALRKIITPNPKYTEEERDIVYGTLVYIAKLLTDNGVNVIIDATGNRRKYRDHARQAISRFMEVYVKCPLEVCIEREKKRGINFYGAPKDIYAKALKGESKTVPGLGAPYEEPLNPEVIVETDKLSPEECVKKVLEVIMKSLEKSSL, encoded by the coding sequence ATGAGGATTGGCTGGTGCATTTGGATCACTGGTTTACCTGGTAGTGGTAAGTCAACTATCGCATATTTATTAGCCGATAAGCTTAAGTTAATGGGAATTAACGTTCAAATTGTTTCTTCGGATGCTTTACGTAAGATCATAACTCCTAATCCCAAGTATACTGAGGAGGAACGTGATATAGTTTATGGAACGCTTGTTTATATTGCTAAATTGCTAACGGATAATGGTGTGAACGTAATTATTGATGCGACCGGTAATAGGCGCAAATATCGTGATCACGCCAGACAAGCAATCTCAAGGTTTATGGAGGTTTATGTTAAATGTCCATTAGAGGTTTGCATTGAAAGAGAAAAGAAACGTGGCATAAATTTTTATGGTGCGCCGAAAGATATATACGCTAAAGCCCTTAAAGGTGAGAGTAAAACGGTTCCAGGTTTAGGAGCTCCATATGAGGAGCCATTAAACCCGGAAGTTATTGTTGAAACAGACAAACTTAGTCCTGAGGAATGTGTGAAAAAAGTATTAGAGGTTATTATGAAAAGTCTAGAAAAATCTTCCTTATAA